In Vidua chalybeata isolate OUT-0048 chromosome 9, bVidCha1 merged haplotype, whole genome shotgun sequence, a genomic segment contains:
- the GPX7 gene encoding glutathione peroxidase 7: protein MLDPEGSVEHQPASSFPRVLLIPLAMLLAIAALLLLAFSATRQKEPDFYTFKVVNIRGKLVSLEKYRGSVSLVVNVASECGYTDSHYKALQQLQRDLGPYHFNVLAFPCNQFGQQEPDTNKEIENFARKTYGASFPMFSKITVSGAGAIPAFKYLIDSTGEEPTWNFWKYLVDPNGKVVKAWDSTVSVEEIRPHVTELVRKIILKKKDEL, encoded by the exons ATGCTGGACCCGGAGGGCAGTGTGGAGCACCAGcctgcctcctccttccccagagTCCTCCTCATCCCTCTAGCCATGCTCCTCGCAATTGCAGCGCTCCTGCTCTTAGCCTTTTCCGCTACGCGGCAGAAGGAGCCTGATTTTTACACTTTCAAAGTTGTAAACATCAGGGGCAAGCTTGTGTCTCTGGAGAAGTACAGGGGCTCG GTGTCTCTAGTTGTCAATGTTGCAAGTGAGTGTGGGTACACAGACAGCCACTACAAGGCcttacagcagctgcagagagacctgggCCCGTACCATTTCAATGTGCTGGCATTCCCCTGCAATCAGTTTGGGCAGCAGGAACCAGACACCAACAAAGAAATTGAGAACTTTGCACGAAAGACTTATGGTGCCTCCTTCCCCATGTTCAGCAAAATCACAGTCAGTGGAGCTGGTGCAATTCCTGCCTTCAAGTACTTAATTG ATTCTACAGGAGAGGAACCAACCTGGAACTTCTGGAAATACCTGGTGGACCCCAACGGGAAAGTAGTAAAGGCCTGGGACTCTACTGTCTCTGTTGAAGAAATAAGGCCCCATGTTACAGAACTTGTAAGGAAAATCATCCTGAAGAAGAAAGATGAATTATGA